In Acropora muricata isolate sample 2 chromosome 11, ASM3666990v1, whole genome shotgun sequence, one DNA window encodes the following:
- the LOC136891112 gene encoding histone-lysine N-methyltransferase EZH2-like: protein MELDFKRVARLEYLKLRQSKQSEKVDAVKNCFTTNQQRLKELLWKRRESQRSEKQVVPFISPAEQLPSTRKCSVYSGFGHGTQHTVLRTLYAVQSLPQYFTWSPLQQNYMVEDETVLHNIPYMGEEVLDQDGSFIEELIKNYEGRVHNTPDHVFDEAALTDDLLVQLVEVLKKHKASSDEEKNFDSKTDKKDSGEDCLSKKEGKPADEAERDNKLFNAIASVFPDKGLQGAEVYRRYKNILDRKKGELPPECTPNIDSPKAQSVSREQSLHSFHMLFCRRCYKYDCFMHGWRTLPTQIKRKSPVDLQETNPCGPDCYVHVKHLQEGNNPDKPSEPVSTRRRSRTSTKDLKNGKGSAKNSGTPSPDNTTADGGSLENLIGPSEWSGAEASLFRVLRPIYCNNYCSIANLIQSKKCKEVYLRAFQESHEPLPTADDQDTPPRKKKRKHRMWSLHCRKIQLKKDSTSTHVYNYIPCDHPGQPCDQSCICVATQNFCEKFCQCSTDCQNRFPGCRCKAQCNTKQCPCFLAVRECDPDLCQTCGADNFNGNTCICCRNVGLQRGQRKHLLLAPSDVAGWGIYIKEACKKNDFIGEYCGEIISQDEADRRGKVYDKYMCSFLFNLNNDFVVDATRKGNKIRFANHSISPNCYAKVMMVNGDHRIGIFAKRDIEDGEELFFDYRYSATDALKFVGIERDVDFALR, encoded by the exons ATGGAGCTTGACTTCAAACGAGTTGCTCGTTTAGAATACCTGAAACTTCGTCAATCCAAGCAATCAGAGAAGGTTGACGCCGTCAAG AATTGTTTCACGACAAACCAACAACGCTTGAAGGAACTGCTGTGGAAAAGAAGAGAATCACaaagaagtgaaaaacaagtagtCCCATTTATTTCACCAGCTGAACAGCTACCCTCCACAAGAAAA TGTTCTGTCTATAGTGGGTTTGGTCACGGAACCCAACATACAGTGCTCAGGACCTTATATGCTGTTCAGTCTTTGCCTCAATATTTCACTTGGTCACCACTTCAACAAAATTACATG GTGGAAGATGAAACAGTTCTCCATAATATTCCATACATGGGAGAAGAAGTTCTGGACCAAGATGGCTCATTCATTGAGGAACTTATCAAAAATTATGAAGGAAGAGTACATAACACACCTGACCATG TGTTTGATGAGGCAGCCCTTACAGATGATCTTCTTGTGCAGCTTGTGGAAGTTTTGAAGAAACACAAAGCATCAAGTGATGAGGAAAAAAACTTTGATTCAAAGACAGATAAAAAGGATTCTGGTGAAG ATTGCTTATCCAAAAAAGAAGGCAAACCAGCTGATGAAGCAGAGAGAGACAATAAGCTTTTCAATGCAATTGCATCTGTGTTTCCTGATAAAGGCTTGCAAGGAGCAGAGGTCTATCGGAG GTATAAGAACATTCTTGATCGTAAAAAAGGGGAACTGCCTCCAGAATGTACACCAAATATTGACAG CCCTAAAGCTCAATCCGTTTCAAGGGAACAGAGCCTTCATTCATTTCATATGCTTTTCTGTAGACGTTGTTATAAGTATGACTGCTTCATGCACG GTTGGCGAACACTCCCAACACAGATCAAGCGAAAG AGTCCTGTGGATCTCCAAGAGACCAACCCATGTGGTCCAGACTGTTATGTGCATGTTAAG CATTTACAGGAAGGTAACAACCCAGACAAGCCGTCTGAGCCAGTCAGTACCAGAAGACGAAGCCGCACCAGCACCAAAGACTTGAAGAATGGAAAAGGCAGTGCGAAAAACTCAGGGACACCAAGTCCAGATAACACTACA GCTGATGGaggaagtctggaaaatttgaTCGGGCCATCTGAATGGAGTGGGGCGGAAGCATCACTGTTTCGTGTACTGCGGCCGATTTATTGCAACAACTATTGTAGCATTGCTAACCTTATTCAGTCCAAGAAATGCAAAGAG GTTTATCTCAGAGCGTTTCAAGAATCTCATGAGCCTTTACCCACAGCGGATGATCAGGACACCCcaccaagaaaaaagaaaagaaagcacaG GATGTGGTCTCTGCATTGCAGGAAGATCCAATTAAAGAAAG atTCCACTTCTACGCATGTCTACAACTACATACCATGTGATCATCCAGGACAACCATGTGATCAATCATGCATCTGTGTCGCAACGCAAAACTTTTGCGAGAAGTTCTGTCAATGTAGCACGGACT GTCAGAACCGTTTCCCAGGATGCCGTTGTAAAGCGCAGTGCAACACAAAACAGTGTCCATGTTTCCTAGCGGTCAGAGAGTGTGATCCAGACCTCTGTCAGACGTGTGGAGCCG ATAACTTCAATGGAAATACATGCATTTGCTGTAGAAATGTTGGTCTTCAACGCGGTCAACGAAAG CATCTTCTACTGGCCCCATCTGATGTGGCTGGTTGGGGAATATACATCAAAGAAGCTTGCAAAAAGAATGATTTCATCGGAGAGTACTGCGGAGAG ATTATTTCTCAGGATGAGGCTGACCGAAGAGGGAAAGTTTACGACAAATACATGTGTAGTTTCTTGTTTAACTTGAATAACG actTTGTCGTTGATGCTACCcgcaaaggaaacaaaattagATTTGCGAACCACTCCATCAGTCCAAATTGTTACGCTAAAG TCATGATGGTCAACGGTGATCACAGAATTGGTATATTTGCTAAGCGAGACATAGAGGATGGAGAAGAACTCTTCTTTGATTACAG ATACAGTGCCACGGACGCGCTGAAGTTTGTTGGTATCGAAAGGGACGTAGACTTTGCTCTCCGTTAG